In Carassius gibelio isolate Cgi1373 ecotype wild population from Czech Republic chromosome B2, carGib1.2-hapl.c, whole genome shotgun sequence, a single genomic region encodes these proteins:
- the agtr1a gene encoding type-1 angiotensin II receptor B, with protein sequence MDNITAKANVGVKLRCNMTGHHDLIFTFIPIVYSCNFIIGIVGNSLVVAVIYFCLKLKNVANIFVLNLALSDLTFLLTLPIWAVNTATGYKWVFGDFLCKAISGMALLSLYTSIFLLTALSIDRYLAIVHPVKSRRCRTVVYARVTCILVWVVAFLLSLPTAVIRETHFIQYNNVTVCGILDGDLGNVLAALSLMKSVLGFLLPITIILTCYCLIGRSLLKSRDIQRNSRWNGDEVLCMLAAAVLSFFLCWTPHQIFNFLNMLGLLKVITNCDVIEIIDTVMPFTICIAFFNSCMNPILYGFVGKNFRRNLLKLLKRSSTSVVSHPSLSTKMSSLSYQTSETLHLSVNKMSSIPQAT encoded by the coding sequence ATGGACAACATCACTGCCAAAGCTAATGTGGGAGTCAAGCTCAGGTGTAACATGACCGGGCACCATGATTTAATCTTCACGTTCATCCCAATAGTCTACAGCTGCAACTTTATCATCGGAATAGTAGGCAACAGCCTGGTAGTCGCTGTCATCTACTTCTGTTTAAAGCTAAAGAATGTTGcaaacatatttgttttgaacttggCGTTGTCGGACTTGACCTTCCTCCTCACCCTGCCCATTTGGGCCGTAAACACTGCAACAGGCTACAAATGGGTATTTGGAGACTTCCTATGTAAGGCCATTTCTGGTATGGCCCTCCTTAGTCTATATACAAGTATTTTTCTCCTCACTGCTCTCAGCATTGACCGCTATCTGGCCATCGTTCATCCTGTCAAGTCCCGCAGGTGCCGTACTGTGGTGTACGCCCGTGTGACCTGCATCTTGGTTTGGGTTGTGGCTTTTCTTTTAAGCCTTCCCACAGCCGTTATCCGTGAGACCCATTTTATCCAGTATAACAATGTCACTGTATGTGGCATCCTAGATGGAGATCTTGGCAATGTGCTGGCAGCCCTCAGTCTGATGAAGAGTGTTCTTGGGTTCCTTCTGCCCATCACCATCATCCTCACGTGCTACTGCCTGATTGGCCGGTCTCTGCTCAAATCACGGGACATTCAGAGGAATTCCAGATGGAACGGGGACGAGGTGTTGTGCATGCTGGCCGCCGCCGTGCTGTCGTTTTTCCTTTGCTGGACACCACATCAGATCTTCAACTTCTTGAATATGCTTGGTCTGCTGAAAGTGATCACCAACTGCGATGTCATTGAGATCATTGACACCGTAATGCCGTTCACCATTTGCATTGCCTTTTTCAACAGCTGTATGAACCCAATCCTGTACGGTTTTGTCGGGAAGAACTTTCGCAGGAACTTGCTGAAGCTCTTGAAGCGTTCCTCGACTTCTGTGGTGTCTCACCCCTCCCTCAGTACAAAGATGAGCTCTCTCTCATATCAAACCTCGGAGACATTACACCTCTCCGTCAATAAAATGTCCTCAATACCTCAAGCCACATGA
- the rab3aa gene encoding RAB3A, member RAS oncogene family, a — protein MASANDARYGQKESADQNFDYMFKILIIGNSSVGKTSFLFRYADDSFTPAFVSTVGIDFKVKTIYRNDKRIKLQIWDTAGQERYRTITTAYYRGAMGFILMYDITNEDSFNAVQDWSTQIKTYSWDNAQVLLAGNKCDMEDERVVASERGRQLSEQLGFEFFEASAKDNINVKQAFDRLVDIICERMAENPESADPSTTGNRQGPQLSEQPQRSHTDCAC, from the exons ATGGCCTCAGCAAATGATGCTCGATATGGACAAAAAGAGTCTGCGGATCAGAACTTTGACTACATGTTTAAGATCCTGATCATTGGTAACAGCAGTGTCGGCAAAACCAGTTTCCTGTTCCGCTATGCTGATGACTCGTTCACCCCTGCTTTCGTCAGCACTGTCGGCATTGACTTCAAAGTGAAGACCATCTACCGGAACGACAAGAGGATAAAGCTCCAAATATGG GACACTGCTGGGCAGGAGAGGTACAGGACCATCACCACAGCATACTATCGTGGAGCGATGGGCTTCATTCTGATGTATGACATCACCAACGAGGATTCCTTCAATGCCGTTCAGGACTG GTCCACACAGATTAAGACGTATTCGTGGGACAATGCTCAAGTGCTGCTGGCGGGAAATAAGTGTGACATGGAAGACGAGAGAGTGGTTGCTTCCGAGAGAGGAAGACAGCTGTCTGAACAGCTGG GCTTTGAGTTCTTTGAGGCCAGTGCCAAGGACAACATTAACGTGAAGCAGGCCTTTGATCGACTGGTGGACATAATCTGTGAGAGGATGGCCGAGAATCCGGAGTCGGCGGACCCGTCCACTACAGGAAACCGGCAGGGCCCTCAGCTCAGTGAGCAGCCGCAGCGCTCTCACACAGACTGTGCCTGCTGA